One genomic segment of Centropristis striata isolate RG_2023a ecotype Rhode Island chromosome 13, C.striata_1.0, whole genome shotgun sequence includes these proteins:
- the mgrn1b gene encoding E3 ubiquitin-protein ligase MGRN1b isoform X2, which yields MGSILSRRIAGVEDIDIQANSAYRFPPKSGNYFASHFFMGGEKFDTPHPEGYLFGENMDLNFLGNRPVQFPYVTPAPHEPVKTLRSLVNIRKDSLRLVRYKDDSDTPVEEGGKPKVQYGVEFTFDADARVAITLYCQAFEEFSNGMAVYSPKNPSLVSETVHYKRGVSQQFSMPSFKIDFCEWKEEDLNFDLDRGVFPMVIQAVVDEGDDCLGHAHVLLAAFERHVDGSFSVKPLKQKQIVDRVSYLLQEIYGIENKNNQETKPSDDENSDNSNECVVCLSDLRDTLILPCRHLCLCNSCADTLRYQANNCPICRLPFRALLQIRAVRKKPGALSPVSFSPVLAQTMDHDEHSSTDSVPPGFEPISLLEALNGLRSVSPAIPSAPLYDDINFSGGVGGEGRQLSSPEHLSDSSLQKGKVSKSPDSTLRSPSSPIQEEDEEKLSEMSDAQPHTLLSSSPAPTDATATEDVAESLSPDDEDRMHAGADILQDCSSEHSSLTKTESDPPGDLSLPALGPDSCSIGMEE from the exons ATGGGCTCCATCCTGAGTCGCAGGATCGCTGGTGTTGAGGATATCGATATCCAGGCCAACTCGGCCTATCGATTTCCTCCCAAATCTG GGAATTATTTTGCAAGCCACTTCTTCATGGGAGGAGAAAAATTTGACACACCACATCCAGAGGGATACCTTTTTGGAGAAAACATGGACCTGAATTTTCTTGGAAATAGGCCagtgcag TTTCCATATGTGACACCTGCACCCCACGAGCCTGTGAAAACCCTGAGGAGTCTGGTCAACATTAGAAAGGACTCTCTGCGTTTGGTCAG GTATAAAGATGACTCTGATACGCCGGTGGAGGAAGGTGGAAAACCAAAGGTCCAGTATGGTGTGGAGTTCACCTTTGATGCTGATGCTCGGGTGGCCATCACCCTCTACTGCCAAGCTTTTGAGGAGTTCTCCAATGGCATGGCAGT GTACAGCCCAAAGAATCCATCACTGGTCTCTGAAACTGTGCACTACAAGCGAGGGGTGAGCCAACAGTTCTCCATGCCGTCTTTCAAAATAGATTTCTGCGAGTGGAAAGAGGAAGAT CTGAACTTTGACCTCGATCGAGGAGTGTTTCCCATGGTGATCCAAGCTGTGGTTGATGAAGGGGACG ATTGCCTTGGACATGCTCATGTACTTCTGGCAGCTTTTGAAAGA CACGTTGATGGCAGTTTCTCCGTCAAGCCTCTGAAGCAGAAGCAAATT GTGGACCGTGTGAGCTACCTCTTACAGGAGATCTATGGGATtgagaacaaaaacaaccaagaaACCAAG CCATCAGATGATGAGAACAGTGACAACAGTAATGAGTgcgttgtctgtctgtctgacctgCGAGACACACTCATCCTGCCCTGCAGACATCTGTGTCTCTGCAACTCCTGCGCAGACACTCTGCGTTACCAGGCCAACAACTGTCCCATCTGCAGGCTGC CTTTCAGAGCCCTGCTGCAGATCAGAGCTGTGAGGAAAAAGCCTGGTGCTCTCTCTCCCGTGTCCTTCAGCCCTGTTCTGGCTCAAACTATGGATCATGACGAGCACTCA AGCACAGACTCGGTTCCTCCCGGCTTTGAACCCATCTCACTGTTGGAGGCTCTGAATGGTCTGCGCTCAGTGTCTCCTGCCATCCCATCTGCCCCCCTCTATGATGACATCAACTTCTCAGGGGGTGTGGGAGGTGAAGGCAGACAGCTGAGCTCCCCAGAGCATTTAAGTGATAGCAGTCTGCAGAAAGGCAAAGTCAGCAAGTCACCTGACAG CACCCTTAGGTCCCCATCCTCTCCCATCcaggaagaagatgaagagaagcTGTCTGAGATGTCTGACgctcagccacacacactcctgTCCAGCAGCCCCGCCCCCACTGAC gcCACAGCAACCGAGGACGTGGCAGAATCCCTGTCTCCGGATGATG AGGACAGGATGCATGCTGGAGCAGACATCCTACAGGACTGCAGCAGTGAACACAGCAGCTTGACCAAAACAGAGAGCGACCCACCAGGCGACTTGTCTCTGCCAG CTCTAGGTCCTGATTCCTGCTCTATTGGTATGGAGGAATAA
- the mgrn1b gene encoding E3 ubiquitin-protein ligase MGRN1b isoform X1: MGSILSRRIAGVEDIDIQANSAYRFPPKSGNYFASHFFMGGEKFDTPHPEGYLFGENMDLNFLGNRPVQFPYVTPAPHEPVKTLRSLVNIRKDSLRLVRYKDDSDTPVEEGGKPKVQYGVEFTFDADARVAITLYCQAFEEFSNGMAVYSPKNPSLVSETVHYKRGVSQQFSMPSFKIDFCEWKEEDLNFDLDRGVFPMVIQAVVDEGDDCLGHAHVLLAAFERHVDGSFSVKPLKQKQIVDRVSYLLQEIYGIENKNNQETKPSDDENSDNSNECVVCLSDLRDTLILPCRHLCLCNSCADTLRYQANNCPICRLPFRALLQIRAVRKKPGALSPVSFSPVLAQTMDHDEHSSTDSVPPGFEPISLLEALNGLRSVSPAIPSAPLYDDINFSGGVGGEGRQLSSPEHLSDSSLQKGKVSKSPDSTLRSPSSPIQEEDEEKLSEMSDAQPHTLLSSSPAPTDATATEDVAESLSPDDEDRMHAGADILQDCSSEHSSLTKTESDPPGDLSLPGSSESTESLKSQSTNCSSQPLLCPTSSLHMEDEHLDP; the protein is encoded by the exons ATGGGCTCCATCCTGAGTCGCAGGATCGCTGGTGTTGAGGATATCGATATCCAGGCCAACTCGGCCTATCGATTTCCTCCCAAATCTG GGAATTATTTTGCAAGCCACTTCTTCATGGGAGGAGAAAAATTTGACACACCACATCCAGAGGGATACCTTTTTGGAGAAAACATGGACCTGAATTTTCTTGGAAATAGGCCagtgcag TTTCCATATGTGACACCTGCACCCCACGAGCCTGTGAAAACCCTGAGGAGTCTGGTCAACATTAGAAAGGACTCTCTGCGTTTGGTCAG GTATAAAGATGACTCTGATACGCCGGTGGAGGAAGGTGGAAAACCAAAGGTCCAGTATGGTGTGGAGTTCACCTTTGATGCTGATGCTCGGGTGGCCATCACCCTCTACTGCCAAGCTTTTGAGGAGTTCTCCAATGGCATGGCAGT GTACAGCCCAAAGAATCCATCACTGGTCTCTGAAACTGTGCACTACAAGCGAGGGGTGAGCCAACAGTTCTCCATGCCGTCTTTCAAAATAGATTTCTGCGAGTGGAAAGAGGAAGAT CTGAACTTTGACCTCGATCGAGGAGTGTTTCCCATGGTGATCCAAGCTGTGGTTGATGAAGGGGACG ATTGCCTTGGACATGCTCATGTACTTCTGGCAGCTTTTGAAAGA CACGTTGATGGCAGTTTCTCCGTCAAGCCTCTGAAGCAGAAGCAAATT GTGGACCGTGTGAGCTACCTCTTACAGGAGATCTATGGGATtgagaacaaaaacaaccaagaaACCAAG CCATCAGATGATGAGAACAGTGACAACAGTAATGAGTgcgttgtctgtctgtctgacctgCGAGACACACTCATCCTGCCCTGCAGACATCTGTGTCTCTGCAACTCCTGCGCAGACACTCTGCGTTACCAGGCCAACAACTGTCCCATCTGCAGGCTGC CTTTCAGAGCCCTGCTGCAGATCAGAGCTGTGAGGAAAAAGCCTGGTGCTCTCTCTCCCGTGTCCTTCAGCCCTGTTCTGGCTCAAACTATGGATCATGACGAGCACTCA AGCACAGACTCGGTTCCTCCCGGCTTTGAACCCATCTCACTGTTGGAGGCTCTGAATGGTCTGCGCTCAGTGTCTCCTGCCATCCCATCTGCCCCCCTCTATGATGACATCAACTTCTCAGGGGGTGTGGGAGGTGAAGGCAGACAGCTGAGCTCCCCAGAGCATTTAAGTGATAGCAGTCTGCAGAAAGGCAAAGTCAGCAAGTCACCTGACAG CACCCTTAGGTCCCCATCCTCTCCCATCcaggaagaagatgaagagaagcTGTCTGAGATGTCTGACgctcagccacacacactcctgTCCAGCAGCCCCGCCCCCACTGAC gcCACAGCAACCGAGGACGTGGCAGAATCCCTGTCTCCGGATGATG AGGACAGGATGCATGCTGGAGCAGACATCCTACAGGACTGCAGCAGTGAACACAGCAGCTTGACCAAAACAGAGAGCGACCCACCAGGCGACTTGTCTCTGCCAG GTTCATCAGAGTCAACAGAAAGCCTGAAAAGTCAGAGCACAAACTGCTCCAGCCAGCCTCTCCTGTGTCCCACGAGCAGCCTTCATATGGAAGATGAGCACCTCGACCCCTGA
- the aanat2 gene encoding arylalkylamine N-acetyltransferase 2, with product MTQQISGSPFLKPFFLKTPVRVVNPLRQRRHTLPASEFRNLTPQDAISVFEIEREAFVSVSGECPLTLDEVLNFLGQCPELSLGWFEEGQLVAFIIGSGWDKERLSQEAMTQHVPDTPTVHIHVLSVHRHCRQQGKGSILLWRYLQYLRCMPGLRRALLICEDFLVPFYLKAGFKDKGPSAISVTNMQFREMEYMLCGQAYTRRNSGC from the exons ATGACACAGCAGATCAGTGGCTCGCCGTTCCTCAAGCCCTTCTTTCTGAAGACGCCCGTCAGAGTAGTCAACCCTCTGCGACAGAGACGACACACACTCCCCGCAAGCGAGTTCAGGAACCTCACGCCGCAGGATGCCATCAGTGTGTTTGAGATTGAGAGAGAGG catttgtctctgtgtctggAGAGTGTCCTCTTACCCTGGATGAAGTGCTTAACTTCCTGGGTCAGTGTCCTGAGCTGTCGCTGGGTTGGTTTGAGGAGGGACAGCTGGTAGCGTTTATCATTGGCTCTGGCTGGGATAAGGAGAGGCTTTCACAG GAGGCAATGACTCAGCATGTCCCAGATACCCCCACTGTGCACATTCATGTGCTGTCAGTTCACCGTCACTGTCGCCAGCAAGGTAAGGGCTCCATCCTCTTGTGGCGCTACTTGCAGTATCTGCGCTGCATGCCGGGCCTCCGTCGAGCTCTGCTGATTTGCGAGGACTTCCTGGTGCCCTTCTACCTCAAAGCCGGCTTCAAGGACAAAGGACCATCAGCCATCTCTGTAACAAACATGCAATTCCGAGAGATGGAGTACATGCTCTGCGGGCAAGCATACACACGGCGGAACAGCGGCTGCTAG